In Hemiscyllium ocellatum isolate sHemOce1 unplaced genomic scaffold, sHemOce1.pat.X.cur. scaffold_3348_pat_ctg1, whole genome shotgun sequence, one DNA window encodes the following:
- the LOC132813140 gene encoding igLON family member 5-like, translating to MEFIQSSDNITVSQGQTAILSCDIDSNVTRVAWLNRSSIMYAGRDKWSMDRRVTLGAHSPLEYSIAISPVDVHDEGLYTCSYQTQDQPHTLQVYLIVQVPARIVNITSEVVVNEGTTVLLLCLAMGRPEPVVTWKRVTSKQSSVINDGEFLEISHIRRQDAGDYECVTSNGLAKPDSQRARVIVN from the exons ATGGAATTTATCCAGAGCTCAGACAATATTACCGTCTCCCAGGGACAGACAGCGATACTCAG ttgtGACATTGACAGTAATGTGACGCGTGTAGCGTGGTTGAACCGATCCAGTATTATGTACGCGGGGAGAGACAAGTGGTCGATGGATCGGAGGGTGACGCTGGGAGCACACAGCCCCCTGGAGTACAGCATCGCAATCTCTCCTGTCGATGTTCATGATGAGGGACTCTATACCTGCTCGTACCAGACGCAAGACCAGCCGCACACCCTCCAGGTCTACCTCATCGTACAAG TTCCCGCGCGGATTGTGAACATTACCTCCGAGGTGGTTGTGAACGAAGGCACCACCGTCCTCCTGTTGTGCCTGGCCATGGGACGTCCCGAGCCAGTGGTGACGTGGAAAAGAGTCACCTCCAAAC AGAGCTCGGTGATTAATGACGGGGAATTCCTGGAGATCAGTCACATCCGACGGCAAGACGCTGGGGATTATGAGTGTGTCACCTCCAATGGGCTGGCCAAGCCTGACTCCCAGCGAGCACGGGTCATCGTCAACT